From the genome of Thiovibrio frasassiensis:
CTCTCTTGCCTATGCCATGGAGGATGGTCTGCAGGAGTTCTACCGGCTCATGGGTGAACGGGCGCAGGCTGAGGAGGAACGGCAGCTCTATATCCGCTTGATGGGCTTCGAGGACAAGCACAAGGCACGGCTGCTTGCCGAGTACCGGCAGGTGCATGGGCCGGAAGCCATGCCGGGCACAGGGGAGCGTGGGGTCATGGAGGGCGGTGCCAGGGTGGAGGAGTTCCTCGCCCGGGTCGAGGGGCATCTGCACACCACACAGGATATTTTTCAGCTGGCCATGGGCCTTGAGACTCAGGCGCTGGATTTATACAACCGCATGGCACAAAAGAGCGGTCGGCAGGAGGTTCGCACGTTTTTCCTGCAAATGGCCGATGAGGAAAAAGCGCATCTTGCCTATCTGGCCGAGGCGCTGGACAAGGTGTTGTAAGGCTCTGGGCCGACGCGCATCCTTGAAAAATACAACAGGTGGACGATGGGAAACTTTGAGCAAGGGTGCGGAGACGCCAGGGAGCAAGAAATAAAGGGGTTGCTCCAGGCCAATCGGGATTTGCAGCAAGAACTGGAGGCGCATCGGCTGAGCGAAGCGCAGCTCGCCCGGGAGCTTGTCCAGGCCGAGCTTGCCCTGCGGGTTATTCCCAGCGCGGCCTTAAGCCTGGATCTCCATGGCAGGATCACCAGCTGGAACAACAAAGCCGAGCGGGTTACCGGTTACAGCCGGGAAGAGGTGCTGGGCCATTCCTGCGAAATATTTGCCCTGGGTCCCTGCGCGCAGGAATGTGAGACTTTTATCGATGATCAGGGCAATGCCCTGATCGGCAAGGTCTGCCAGATCAAAACCCGGGACGGTAAGGTGCGGAGCGTTTCCAAAAATACCGACCTGTTGAAGGATCCGGATGGCACGGTGACCGGGGCGGTGGTGACCTTTACGGATATCACCGAGCAGTTGGAAGTCGAATTGCAGCTGCGCACCGAGCGGGATAAGTTCCGCGGGATTCTCTCCGCCCTCGACCAGGGCATGCACATTCTCAATCGTGATTATGTCATCGAATATCAAAACGAGATCCTGCGCCGGACCTTTGGCGACAAGATCGGCGAGAAATGCTACGAGGTCTACAAACAGCGCGACAAGCCCTGCGAGGTGTGCCGCATGCATGCCGCCATCGAGCGCAACGAGATCCAGCGCACCGAGGAGATCATGTCCGACCGTCGCCACTATGAACAGAGTTATGTGCCCTTTGCCGATGTCGACGGCCAGACCAAGGCTCTGATTCTCCTGCGGGATGTCACCGAAGAAAAGATGTACCGGGCCGAAACCATGCGGGCCGGTCAGCTTGCCTCCATCGGTGAGCTGGCCGCCGGAGTGGCCCACGAAATAAACAACCCCATCAACGGCATCATCAACTACGCCCAGGTATTGCTCGACGACTCCAGCCAGGTGTCCATGGAGGACGAGGCAAGCAGTCCGATGCAGCGGGAGATGCTCGGCCGGATTATTAAGGAAGGGGAGCGAATTGCCTATATCGTGAGAAATTTGTTGTTTTTCGCCCGCCAGCGTGAGGAGGAGGCGGAGGTGGTCGCAATCGAGGCGATCATCCACGATTCCTTGTCCCTGATCAAACACCAGCTCCAGAAAGACGGGGTGACTATCAAGACCGATATCTCCCCTGACCTGCCATCCATCCGGGTGCATCCCCAGCAGCTGCAGCAGGTTTTTCTCAATCTGCTCAGCAACGCCCGTTACGCCCTCAATCAGCGATATCCTGGCAGAGATCCCGGCAAGAAGGTGGAAATCCGCTGCCAGGCCGTGGAAAATCAGGGCCGGCACCTGGTGCGTACGCAAATCACCGATTATGGCCCGGGAATCTCGCCGGAGCTGCTTACCAGGATCTTTGAGCCGTTTTTCTCCTCCAAGAAACCGGGGGAGGGAACAGGCCTGGGGTTGTCCATCAGCGCCGGGCTGGTCAGGGATTTTCAAGGGCAGCTCAGGGTGGAGAGCGAGCCGGGCTCGCATACCACCATGACCGTTGATCTGCCGGCATATGCAGAGTGAACCGGATAACGTGTTTGGCATTGAATTGCCAGGGGAGCAGCAATAATGATTGATCTGGACAAATCAGAGACCAGAATACTGGTGGTGGATGACGAAGAAAGCCTGCGGCTGACCTTTCAGATGTTTCTCGGCCGCGAAGGGTACGGGCCGGTATTGACCGCCTCGACCTTTGAAGAAGCCATGGAGCTCATCGAACAGCAGACCTTTGATCTGATCATCAGCGACATCGTCATGGAGGGGGCCTCCGGCATCGATTTGCTGCGGCGGGTCCGTGATCTGGGCTTGGAGTGCCCGGTGGTCATGGTCACCGGGTATCCCAATATCAACACCGCCTCCGAGGCGGTGCGTCTTGGCGCCTTTGATTATCTGGCCAAGCCGGTGAAGAAGGCCGATTTGCTCCGCACCGCGCGGATGGCCTTACAGCAGTATGGGCTCTGGAAGGAGAAGGAGCGGCTCACCGAGGAGAAGGAGCGCTACCAGCAATATCTTGAAACGATCTTCCGCAGCGTTCGGGACATGATCATCACCGTCGATCATGATATGCGGGTGGTGCAGATGAATGATCAGGCCAAGAGTTGGGCGGCCATGCACATGCCCGGTCTTGCCATCGGTGCCAGTTTGGCGGAGGTGGCCGAGTGCTTCTCCGGTTTTGCCGCTGACGCGCAGAAGGTTCTGGAGTGTCGGGAAGCGGTGAGCGAACATCGGATTGAGGTGAATCCGGATGGTGGCGGGCATGTTGTTTTCCGGCTCTGTGCGGCGCCCTTGGAAAGCCAGCAGGGCAAGGATTTTCTTGGGGCGGTGCTGGTGTTTCGCGATGTGAGTCGGCTGGAAGATCTGGAAAAACGGGGCAAGCGCACCTATTTTCACCGGTTGGCCGGGGTAAGCCGGGCCATGCAGACCGTGTACACCCTCATCGAGAATGTCGGGCAGGTGGACACCTCGGTTCTGATCACCGGGGAATCCGGGACCGGCAAGGAGCTGGTGGCCGAGGCCCTGCACGCGGAAAGCCCGCGCCGGGACATGCCCCTGGTGAAGTTCGATTGTACTTCCATCCCGGAAAATCTCATGGAGAGCGAGCTGTTCGGCCATAAGAAGGGCGCCTTCACCGGAGCGGATCGCAACCGCGAGGGGCGGATTCTCCAGGCGGACGGCGGCACCCTCTTTCTCGATGAGATCGGCGATATCTCCCCGCTCATGCAGCTGCGGTTGCTTCGTTTTCTCCAGGAGCGCACCTTCTATCCGGTTGGCGAGGACAGGCCAGTAACGGTTGATGTGCGGGTGGTGGCCGCCACCAACGCCGACTTGAAACAGAAGGTCCAGCGCGGAGAATTCCGGGAGGATCTCTACTACCGGTTGCGGGTGATTGACATCACCCTGCCGCCGTTGCGGGAGAGACAGGGGGATCTGCCCATCCTGGTGGAGTTGTTCCTGGCCCGTTTCAGCAAACGGCTGAACAAGAATATCACCGGCATCTCCGATCAGGCACTGCAGCTGCTTGCCGCTTACCGCTGGCCGGGGAATGTCCGGGAGCTTGAGCATGTGGTGGAGCGCGCCTGTGTGTTGTGTCCAGACGATACCATCACCACGGGCAATCTTCCGGAAGA
Proteins encoded in this window:
- a CDS encoding rhodanese-like domain-containing protein produces the protein MNWKNLFMPGEDFSVAQAKEYMDARGAEAYQLLDVRQPKEYEAGHLAGAILIPLKELPTRLTELEKEKPVIVYCAIGGRSKAASQLLAGKDFASVYNMAGGIKAWQGQQATGPEAAGLEFFTGQEEYPDGVSLAYAMEDGLQEFYRLMGERAQAEEERQLYIRLMGFEDKHKARLLAEYRQVHGPEAMPGTGERGVMEGGARVEEFLARVEGHLHTTQDIFQLAMGLETQALDLYNRMAQKSGRQEVRTFFLQMADEEKAHLAYLAEALDKVL
- a CDS encoding PAS domain-containing sensor histidine kinase, which encodes MGNFEQGCGDAREQEIKGLLQANRDLQQELEAHRLSEAQLARELVQAELALRVIPSAALSLDLHGRITSWNNKAERVTGYSREEVLGHSCEIFALGPCAQECETFIDDQGNALIGKVCQIKTRDGKVRSVSKNTDLLKDPDGTVTGAVVTFTDITEQLEVELQLRTERDKFRGILSALDQGMHILNRDYVIEYQNEILRRTFGDKIGEKCYEVYKQRDKPCEVCRMHAAIERNEIQRTEEIMSDRRHYEQSYVPFADVDGQTKALILLRDVTEEKMYRAETMRAGQLASIGELAAGVAHEINNPINGIINYAQVLLDDSSQVSMEDEASSPMQREMLGRIIKEGERIAYIVRNLLFFARQREEEAEVVAIEAIIHDSLSLIKHQLQKDGVTIKTDISPDLPSIRVHPQQLQQVFLNLLSNARYALNQRYPGRDPGKKVEIRCQAVENQGRHLVRTQITDYGPGISPELLTRIFEPFFSSKKPGEGTGLGLSISAGLVRDFQGQLRVESEPGSHTTMTVDLPAYAE
- a CDS encoding sigma-54 dependent transcriptional regulator; translated protein: MIDLDKSETRILVVDDEESLRLTFQMFLGREGYGPVLTASTFEEAMELIEQQTFDLIISDIVMEGASGIDLLRRVRDLGLECPVVMVTGYPNINTASEAVRLGAFDYLAKPVKKADLLRTARMALQQYGLWKEKERLTEEKERYQQYLETIFRSVRDMIITVDHDMRVVQMNDQAKSWAAMHMPGLAIGASLAEVAECFSGFAADAQKVLECREAVSEHRIEVNPDGGGHVVFRLCAAPLESQQGKDFLGAVLVFRDVSRLEDLEKRGKRTYFHRLAGVSRAMQTVYTLIENVGQVDTSVLITGESGTGKELVAEALHAESPRRDMPLVKFDCTSIPENLMESELFGHKKGAFTGADRNREGRILQADGGTLFLDEIGDISPLMQLRLLRFLQERTFYPVGEDRPVTVDVRVVAATNADLKQKVQRGEFREDLYYRLRVIDITLPPLRERQGDLPILVELFLARFSKRLNKNITGISDQALQLLAAYRWPGNVRELEHVVERACVLCPDDTITTGNLPEEVRSGGREGGATFMGAGVEAPTTVESKGVSSLSPENEKAHLLSIIAQTDGNKAKAARLLGIDRSTLYRKMKAYGLE